The genomic DNA GTGACAACGTTTATCTAACTCTTCAGTGCTGACCCCCACTTTTACAAACGGTGCGATCATTTCTAATACATCAGCGGCCAAACGGCCTGCAATGCGCATTTTTTCAATTTGTTCTGGGGTTTTTATTACTATGCTCATGAGTTTAAAATAGTTGAGTGCTTACCGTGGTTTTGCCGCTAGTTTACCGTAAGCCAGAGGTGAGTTGTAGTAGCTAGAAAAATTAACGAAATAGCGAGGCTTTTCTTTAACATTTAAGCTATTTGTGGTATAAAGCGCGCCGTAGGTTATTACTGGGTTTTTAGAACGCTGTTGATACCTATGTAAACTAAATATCTTTATTTTAAACACACACACACATCGACACGTTTTCCGGGGTGCTGAATCACTGATTTGGTCGGTAAAATGGGATGTGTGGAGGCCTAACCCCAATTGAGGAAATTATAATGGCAAACGTTTCAATGCGCGATATGCTTCAAGCAGGCGTACACTTCGGTCACCAAACTCGTTACTGGAACCCAAAAATGAAGCCTTTCATTTTTGGCGCTCGTAATAAAGTTCATATCATTAACTTAGAAAAAACTGTACCAATGTTCAATGATGCAATGGCTGTTCTTAAGAAAGTTGCATCTAAGAAAGGTAAAGTTTTATTTGTTGGTACTAAGCGTGCTGCGGGTGACACAGTTAAAGCTGAAGCACTTCGTTCTGATCAATTCTACGTTAACCACCGCTGGTTGGGTGGTATGTTGACTAACTGGAAAACAGTTCGTCAATCTATCAAGCGTCTAAAAGATCTTGAAGCTCAAAGCCAAGACGGTACTTTTGACAAGCTAACCAAGAAAGAAGCGCTTATGCGTACTCGTGAAATGGAAAAGCTTGAGAAAAGCCTTGGCGGTATCAAAAACATGGGCGGTCTACCAGACGTATTGTTTGTTATTGACGCTGAACACGAGCACATCGCGATTCGCGAAGCAAACAACCTAGGTATTCCTGTTGTTTCTGTAGTTGATACTAACTCTTCACCAGACGGTGTTGATTACATCATTCCTGGTAATGACGATGCTATCCGTGCAATCAAATTGTACCTAGGCGCAGCTGCTGATACAGTTATCGAAGGTCGTCAAGACGACATCGTTGTACAAGCTGAAGAAGATGGTTTCGTAGAGGAAGCGGCTGAGTAATTAGTGCCTTTGCACTATACTGAGAAGCTTGATGATTAGCAGGGGACAAGCTTGTCCCCTGAGTTTTAT from Agarivorans gilvus includes the following:
- the rpsB gene encoding 30S ribosomal protein S2 — protein: MANVSMRDMLQAGVHFGHQTRYWNPKMKPFIFGARNKVHIINLEKTVPMFNDAMAVLKKVASKKGKVLFVGTKRAAGDTVKAEALRSDQFYVNHRWLGGMLTNWKTVRQSIKRLKDLEAQSQDGTFDKLTKKEALMRTREMEKLEKSLGGIKNMGGLPDVLFVIDAEHEHIAIREANNLGIPVVSVVDTNSSPDGVDYIIPGNDDAIRAIKLYLGAAADTVIEGRQDDIVVQAEEDGFVEEAAE